The following are encoded together in the Bradyrhizobium genosp. L genome:
- a CDS encoding tetratricopeptide repeat protein, whose translation MSEKSFRPKGRAHRLAGSLSAAILLIGLSACQTSGPSDITGSLGDTVEQGEAPVDPRRDIETYHERLRANPKDADAALKYARALRATGQRAQAVAVMEQAVLAQPSNKALLAGYGRALADNGNFQQAFDVLGRAHTPEDPDWRILSAQGAVLDQLDRHDEARQYYASALKIVPDEPSVLSNLGLSYMLAKDLPKAEETLRRARERAPRDMRVRTNLAVVVGLQGRSAEAETIMKADLAPAEGAANVAALKKLLARKEAVRAGADKIPVAASHRVD comes from the coding sequence ATGTCCGAGAAATCATTCCGACCAAAAGGCCGCGCGCATCGCCTCGCAGGCTCGCTCTCCGCCGCGATCCTCTTGATCGGGCTGTCCGCCTGCCAGACCTCGGGACCGTCTGACATCACTGGGTCATTGGGCGACACCGTGGAACAGGGCGAGGCGCCCGTCGACCCGCGCCGCGACATCGAAACCTATCACGAGCGCCTCCGCGCCAATCCCAAGGACGCCGACGCCGCGCTGAAATATGCCAGGGCGCTGCGCGCCACCGGGCAGCGCGCGCAGGCGGTCGCGGTGATGGAGCAGGCGGTGCTGGCTCAGCCATCCAACAAGGCGCTGCTCGCGGGCTACGGCCGGGCGCTCGCCGACAACGGCAATTTCCAGCAGGCGTTCGACGTGCTCGGGCGCGCGCACACGCCGGAGGATCCGGACTGGCGCATCCTGTCCGCGCAAGGCGCCGTGCTCGACCAGCTCGATCGCCACGACGAGGCGCGGCAATATTATGCGAGCGCGCTGAAGATTGTGCCCGACGAGCCGTCGGTGCTCTCCAATCTCGGCCTGTCCTACATGCTCGCGAAGGACCTGCCGAAGGCGGAGGAAACGCTGCGGCGGGCCCGCGAGCGCGCACCTCGTGACATGCGCGTCCGCACCAATCTGGCGGTCGTGGTCGGGCTACAGGGCCGCAGCGCCGAGGCCGAGACCATCATGAAGGCCGACTTGGCGCCGGCCGAGGGCGCCGCCAACGTCGCGGCGCTGAAGAAGCTCCTGGCGCGCAAGGAAGCGGTCCGGGCCGGTGCCGACAAGATCCCGGTCGCCGCCAGCCACCGGGTGGACTAA
- a CDS encoding AAA family ATPase encodes MSEQQPDQPHGDDYIAPAPRISVQAFCASVATAAAARAAAEDRRLAKAHLSVHMGGITAAIDAYHKAPTPNVIMLETEPDCDFLAGLDELATVCDPGTRVVVLGNAADVAPYRELVRRGVNDYVVGPFTVLDIVRTICSLFSASEAVSVGRLIAVAGAKGGVGASTVAHNVAWTVARDLGLDSVVVDLDLAFGTAGLDYNQDPVQGIANAVFSPERPDTAYMDRLLAKCSDRLSLLAAPATLDQVYDFGAEAFDAIFDTMRMTTSCIVLDVPHQWTAWTKRTLVGADDILIVAEPDLANMRNTKNMLNLLKAARPNDRPPLYCLNQVGMPKRPEIEVKEFAKSIESQPIATIPFDCRLFGEAANNGQMIAEVSARHRTTRTFLQIAQRLTGRPDLAENSESFLSPLLKRLQSRRGDGRRAAS; translated from the coding sequence ATGAGCGAGCAGCAACCAGACCAGCCGCATGGCGACGATTACATCGCGCCGGCGCCGCGCATTTCGGTGCAGGCGTTCTGCGCCAGCGTCGCCACCGCCGCGGCCGCGCGCGCCGCCGCCGAGGATCGCCGGCTCGCCAAGGCCCACCTCTCCGTCCATATGGGCGGCATCACGGCTGCGATCGACGCCTATCACAAGGCGCCGACCCCCAACGTCATCATGCTGGAGACCGAGCCGGACTGCGATTTCCTCGCCGGCCTCGACGAGCTCGCCACCGTCTGCGATCCCGGCACCCGCGTCGTCGTGCTCGGCAACGCGGCCGACGTCGCGCCGTATCGCGAGCTGGTGCGCCGCGGCGTCAACGACTACGTCGTCGGCCCGTTCACGGTGCTCGACATCGTGCGCACGATCTGCAGCCTGTTCTCGGCCTCGGAGGCCGTCTCGGTCGGCCGCCTGATCGCGGTCGCCGGCGCCAAAGGCGGCGTCGGCGCCTCGACCGTGGCGCACAATGTCGCCTGGACCGTCGCGCGCGACCTCGGGCTCGATTCGGTCGTAGTCGATCTCGACCTCGCCTTCGGCACCGCCGGGCTCGACTACAACCAGGATCCGGTGCAGGGCATCGCCAATGCGGTGTTCTCGCCGGAGCGGCCCGACACCGCCTATATGGACCGCCTGCTCGCCAAGTGCAGCGACCGTCTCAGCCTGCTGGCGGCGCCCGCCACCCTCGACCAGGTCTACGATTTCGGCGCCGAGGCGTTCGACGCCATCTTCGACACGATGCGCATGACGACCTCCTGCATCGTGCTCGACGTCCCGCATCAATGGACCGCCTGGACCAAGCGCACGCTGGTCGGCGCCGACGACATCCTGATCGTCGCCGAGCCTGACCTCGCCAACATGCGCAACACCAAGAACATGCTGAACCTGCTGAAGGCGGCGCGCCCCAACGACCGGCCGCCGCTGTACTGCCTGAACCAGGTCGGCATGCCGAAGCGGCCGGAGATCGAGGTCAAGGAGTTCGCCAAGTCGATCGAGAGCCAGCCGATCGCGACGATCCCGTTCGACTGCCGGCTATTCGGCGAGGCCGCCAACAACGGCCAGATGATCGCGGAAGTCTCCGCGCGCCACCGCACCACCAGGACCTTCCTGCAGATCGCGCAGCGCCTGACCGGCCGTCCCGATCTCGCCGAAAACAGCGAGTCGTTCCTGTCGCCGCTGCTCAAGCGCCTGCAATCGCGCCGCGGCGACGGGCGCCGCGCGGCGAGCTAG
- a CDS encoding CpaD family pilus assembly protein, with product MTRNKQAGRAATLPLLGALAAAAIALGGCNLTGDVATTGTVPDDYRLRHPVAVTEGEQSIVVFVGRSRGNLTETQRDDVMGLARNWRREGTGAIAIDVPVDTPNARAAQAMSQEIHGLLASTGVPAHAITKRPYRSDDPRALATIRLSYPKMAAVAGPCGVWPADLGPNIFDPGYNENKQYSNFGCATQRNMAAMVVNPSDLEQPRSETAAYTPRRSIAFEKYRKGEATATTYPETEKAKLSDAGK from the coding sequence ATGACACGCAACAAACAGGCTGGCCGCGCCGCAACGCTGCCGCTGCTCGGCGCCCTCGCCGCCGCCGCAATCGCGCTCGGCGGCTGCAATCTGACCGGCGACGTCGCGACGACAGGAACGGTGCCTGACGACTATCGGCTGCGCCATCCGGTCGCGGTCACCGAAGGCGAACAGTCGATCGTGGTGTTCGTCGGCCGCAGCCGCGGCAACCTGACCGAAACGCAGCGTGACGACGTCATGGGGCTGGCCCGCAACTGGCGCCGTGAAGGCACCGGCGCGATCGCAATCGACGTTCCCGTCGATACGCCGAACGCGCGCGCCGCGCAGGCGATGTCGCAGGAGATCCACGGGCTGCTCGCGTCGACGGGCGTGCCCGCCCACGCCATCACCAAGCGCCCATACCGCAGCGACGATCCGCGCGCGCTCGCCACCATCCGCCTCAGCTATCCCAAGATGGCCGCGGTTGCCGGTCCCTGCGGGGTGTGGCCGGCCGATCTCGGGCCCAACATCTTCGATCCCGGCTACAACGAGAACAAGCAGTACAGCAATTTCGGCTGCGCCACCCAGCGCAACATGGCGGCGATGGTCGTCAATCCGTCCGACCTCGAGCAGCCGCGCAGCGAGACGGCGGCCTACACGCCGCGCCGCTCCATCGCGTTCGAGAAGTACCGCAAGGGCGAGGCGACCGCGACCACCTATCCCGAAACCGAGAAAGCCAAGCTGAGCGACGCAGGGAAATGA
- a CDS encoding type II and III secretion system protein family protein, with product MTSGATKPTTQTTTRTALVRSLSFSAVAALVLIPALAPAIAAETDKNADVTFTSSIAAKTRFVSLGVGKSVVVDLPREAKDVLVADPKIANAVIRSAQRAYIIGAAVGQTNVVFFDADGNQVASYDIAIKRDLNGMRSALKEILPGVNIEGVGDSVVLTGTVASPVEAQQAGDIAAKLVGGADKVVNSIVVRGRDQVMLKVTVAEVRRDVIKQLGVDLSASMNYGTASVVFANSNPFTANSGALVPDNGLAGSALNKLGSPTVTATLRAMESAGVVRTLAEPNLTAISGESATFVSGGEFPIPTGVTCQTSTTGAIGNCVQTVSFKKFGISLNFTPVVLSEGRISLKVMTEVSEVSTENALTGGQNGTTIPSIKTRRADTTLEVPSGGSIAMAGLIQQQTKQAINGMPGVDQIPILGQLFRSQDFVNNETELVVIVTPYVVRAVAQKELSRPDDGFAPASDSQSALLGRINRIYGVAARPEPIGATPVNFGFIID from the coding sequence ATGACATCCGGCGCAACAAAACCCACGACCCAAACCACGACGCGGACCGCATTGGTCCGCTCGCTGTCGTTCTCGGCGGTCGCAGCCCTGGTGCTGATCCCCGCGCTGGCGCCGGCGATCGCGGCTGAGACCGACAAGAACGCCGATGTGACCTTCACCAGCAGCATCGCCGCAAAGACGCGGTTCGTCTCGCTCGGCGTCGGCAAGTCCGTCGTGGTCGACCTGCCGCGCGAAGCCAAGGACGTGCTGGTCGCCGATCCCAAGATCGCCAATGCGGTGATCCGCTCGGCGCAGCGCGCCTACATCATCGGCGCCGCGGTCGGCCAGACCAACGTGGTGTTCTTCGATGCCGACGGCAACCAGGTCGCCTCCTACGACATCGCGATCAAGCGCGACCTCAACGGCATGCGCTCCGCGCTCAAGGAGATCCTGCCCGGCGTCAATATCGAGGGTGTCGGCGACAGCGTGGTGCTGACCGGCACGGTGGCAAGTCCCGTCGAGGCCCAGCAGGCCGGCGACATCGCCGCCAAGCTGGTCGGTGGCGCCGACAAGGTCGTCAACTCGATCGTGGTGCGCGGCCGCGACCAGGTGATGCTGAAGGTCACCGTGGCCGAGGTGCGCCGCGACGTCATCAAGCAGCTCGGCGTCGATCTCTCGGCCAGCATGAACTACGGCACCGCATCGGTGGTGTTCGCCAACAGCAATCCGTTCACCGCAAACAGCGGCGCCCTCGTCCCCGACAACGGCCTGGCAGGCTCCGCCCTGAACAAGCTCGGCTCGCCGACGGTCACCGCGACGCTGCGCGCGATGGAGAGCGCCGGCGTGGTGCGGACACTGGCCGAGCCCAATCTCACGGCGATCTCGGGCGAATCCGCGACCTTCGTGTCCGGCGGCGAATTTCCGATCCCGACCGGTGTCACCTGCCAGACCTCGACGACGGGCGCGATCGGAAACTGCGTCCAGACCGTCAGCTTCAAGAAATTCGGCATCTCGCTCAACTTCACGCCGGTGGTGCTCTCGGAGGGCCGGATCAGCCTGAAGGTGATGACCGAGGTGTCCGAGGTCTCGACCGAGAACGCGCTGACCGGCGGGCAGAACGGAACCACGATCCCCTCGATCAAGACCCGCCGCGCCGACACCACGCTCGAGGTCCCTTCCGGCGGCTCGATCGCGATGGCAGGCCTGATCCAGCAGCAGACCAAGCAGGCCATCAACGGCATGCCCGGCGTCGACCAGATCCCGATCCTCGGCCAGTTGTTCAGGAGCCAGGACTTCGTCAACAACGAGACCGAGCTCGTGGTTATCGTGACGCCCTACGTGGTGCGCGCGGTGGCGCAGAAGGAGCTGTCGCGGCCGGATGATGGATTTGCCCCGGCCTCCGACTCGCAGTCGGCGCTGCTCGGACGCATCAACCGCATCTACGGCGTCGCCGCCCGCCCCGAACCGATCGGGGCCACGCCGGTCAATTTCGGCTTCATCATCGACTAA
- the cpaB gene encoding Flp pilus assembly protein CpaB: protein MKTARIVVLAIAGVAGLAATYLASVGDHKPEPVAPVVQVPTVEVLVAKSDIGLGQVLKAEDVQWQRWPAETASAGFMRNDTNANAMKDVIGSIARSAFIIGEPIREQKLVKADGSGFMAAILPSGMRAISTEISPETGAGGFILPNDRVDVILSKREKNPDHGGTGNNADVVSTEILLSNVRVLAIDQAPKEKDGNNALVGKTVTLELKPEQAETLARARQSGIVTLALRSIADVNEKTVDKPTEDDQAPKRGESIRVVRYGVPSSQTTQK from the coding sequence ATGAAGACGGCACGCATCGTGGTCCTGGCCATCGCCGGCGTCGCAGGTCTGGCGGCCACCTATCTCGCAAGCGTCGGCGATCACAAGCCGGAGCCGGTCGCGCCGGTCGTGCAGGTGCCGACCGTCGAGGTGCTGGTGGCGAAGTCCGACATCGGCCTCGGCCAGGTGCTGAAGGCCGAAGACGTGCAATGGCAGCGCTGGCCGGCCGAAACCGCAAGCGCCGGCTTCATGCGCAACGACACCAATGCCAATGCGATGAAAGATGTGATCGGCTCGATCGCGCGCTCCGCCTTCATCATCGGCGAGCCGATCCGCGAGCAGAAGCTGGTCAAGGCCGACGGCAGCGGCTTCATGGCCGCGATCCTGCCCTCCGGCATGCGCGCGATCTCCACTGAAATCTCGCCCGAGACCGGCGCCGGCGGCTTCATCCTGCCGAACGACCGCGTCGACGTGATCCTGTCCAAGCGCGAGAAGAATCCGGACCACGGCGGCACCGGCAACAACGCCGACGTCGTCTCCACCGAAATCCTGCTGTCCAACGTCCGCGTGCTCGCCATTGACCAGGCGCCGAAGGAAAAGGACGGCAACAACGCGCTCGTCGGCAAGACGGTCACGCTGGAGCTCAAGCCCGAGCAGGCCGAGACGCTGGCGCGGGCACGGCAAAGCGGCATCGTGACGCTGGCGCTGCGCAGCATCGCCGACGTCAACGAAAAGACGGTCGATAAGCCGACCGAGGACGACCAGGCCCCGAAGCGGGGCGAGAGCATCAGGGTGGTTCGCTACGGCGTGCCCAGCTCTCAGACGACACAGAAGTGA
- the metC gene encoding cystathionine beta-lyase, producing the protein MTASDSSKPPHSPAHPQQTATRLVTAGRDTKAQKGFVNPPVFHGSTVLYPTAEDLHAHRAEFTYGRHGTPTTRALQDVLMALEGPQCAGVGLAPSGAAAISTALLAVLKAGDHLLVCDNAYRPTRNFCNGILKRYGVETDYFDPLIGAGIAGLFKPNTRAVLLEAPGSQSFEMPDMRAIAAVAHQRGALVIDDNTWATPLFHRSLEQGVDISMQAGTKYYGGHSDIMFGTISANAKAWPLISEGIRLLGVCAGPDDVYLALRGVRTLSVRLAQHHHSGLEMARWLAARPEVARVLHPGLETDPGHAIWKRDFTGASGLFSIVLKSAPQTAVDTMLNTLTLFGMGFSWGGFESLAIPFDCSEYRTATKWAPGGPTLRLHIGLENVDDLKADLDRGFAALRAAH; encoded by the coding sequence ATGACCGCTTCCGACAGCTCCAAGCCTCCTCACTCGCCCGCCCACCCGCAACAGACTGCGACCCGCCTGGTCACCGCCGGCCGCGACACCAAGGCCCAAAAGGGTTTTGTCAATCCGCCGGTGTTCCACGGCTCGACCGTGCTCTACCCGACCGCGGAGGACCTGCACGCCCACCGCGCCGAATTTACCTATGGCCGCCACGGCACCCCGACCACGCGGGCGCTGCAGGACGTGCTGATGGCGCTGGAAGGTCCGCAATGCGCCGGCGTCGGCCTCGCCCCGTCCGGAGCGGCAGCGATCTCGACCGCGTTGCTCGCGGTGCTGAAAGCCGGCGATCATCTTCTGGTCTGCGACAATGCCTACCGGCCGACCCGCAATTTCTGCAACGGCATCCTCAAGCGCTACGGCGTCGAGACCGACTATTTCGATCCCCTGATCGGCGCCGGCATCGCTGGTCTGTTCAAGCCGAACACGCGTGCAGTGCTGCTCGAAGCACCGGGCTCGCAATCCTTCGAGATGCCCGACATGCGCGCGATCGCAGCCGTCGCGCATCAGCGTGGCGCGCTCGTCATCGACGACAACACCTGGGCGACGCCACTCTTTCACCGCTCGCTCGAACAGGGCGTCGACATCAGCATGCAGGCCGGCACCAAATATTACGGCGGCCATTCCGACATCATGTTCGGCACCATCTCGGCGAACGCAAAGGCCTGGCCGCTGATCTCGGAGGGAATCCGCTTGCTCGGCGTCTGCGCCGGACCTGACGACGTCTATCTCGCGCTGCGCGGCGTGCGCACGCTGTCGGTGCGGCTCGCGCAGCATCATCACTCCGGGCTGGAGATGGCGCGCTGGCTCGCCGCACGGCCGGAAGTGGCGCGCGTGCTGCACCCTGGCCTCGAAACCGATCCGGGGCATGCGATCTGGAAGCGCGACTTCACCGGCGCCTCCGGGCTGTTCAGCATCGTACTGAAGTCCGCGCCGCAAACGGCCGTCGATACCATGCTCAACACGCTCACGCTGTTCGGCATGGGATTCTCATGGGGCGGCTTCGAGAGCCTCGCGATACCCTTCGATTGCAGCGAGTATCGCACCGCGACGAAGTGGGCGCCGGGCGGACCGACGCTGCGGCTGCATATCGGGCTCGAGAACGTCGACGACCTCAAGGCCGATCTCGACCGCGGATTTGCAGCGCTGCGCGCCGCGCACTGA
- a CDS encoding amino acid ABC transporter substrate-binding protein has product MKRVSLAVTLAAAAVLSVQAASAQTLKTIKDRGQLSCGVSQGLPGFSAPDDKGNWTGLDVDVCRAIAAAVLDDPTKVKFVPLSAKDRFTALQSGEIDVLSRNTTWTVSRDTSLGANFTGVTYYDGQGFMVKKSLKVNSALELNSASVCVQTGTTTEQNLADFFKGNNMKYEVIAFGSIDEAVKAYESGRCDVFTDDASGLYASRLKLANPADHVVLPEIISKEPLGPMVRHGDDQWFDIVKWTLFAMINAEELGITQKNVDTMLKSDKPEMKRVLGTDGNLGEQLGLTKDWVVRIVKAVGNYGETFERNVGSGSPLAINRGVNNLWNKGGIQYAPPIR; this is encoded by the coding sequence ATGAAACGCGTATCCCTGGCTGTCACCCTTGCCGCTGCCGCCGTCCTTTCGGTCCAGGCCGCCTCGGCGCAAACCCTGAAGACGATCAAGGACCGCGGCCAGCTGTCCTGTGGCGTCAGCCAGGGCCTGCCGGGCTTCTCGGCGCCCGACGACAAGGGCAACTGGACCGGCCTCGACGTCGATGTCTGCCGCGCGATCGCCGCCGCGGTGCTCGACGACCCGACCAAGGTCAAGTTCGTGCCGCTGTCGGCCAAGGACCGCTTCACGGCGCTGCAGTCCGGCGAGATCGACGTGCTGTCGCGCAACACCACCTGGACGGTGTCGCGCGATACCTCGCTCGGCGCCAATTTCACCGGCGTGACCTATTATGACGGGCAGGGCTTCATGGTGAAGAAGTCGCTCAAGGTCAATTCGGCGCTCGAGCTCAACAGCGCCTCGGTCTGCGTGCAGACCGGCACCACGACGGAGCAGAACCTCGCCGACTTCTTCAAGGGCAACAACATGAAGTACGAGGTGATCGCGTTCGGCAGCATCGACGAAGCGGTCAAGGCCTATGAATCCGGGCGCTGCGACGTCTTCACCGACGACGCCTCGGGGCTCTATGCCAGCCGTCTGAAGCTCGCCAATCCCGCCGATCACGTCGTACTTCCGGAGATCATCTCCAAGGAGCCGCTGGGGCCGATGGTGCGCCACGGCGACGACCAGTGGTTCGATATCGTGAAATGGACGCTGTTTGCGATGATCAACGCCGAGGAGCTCGGCATCACCCAGAAGAACGTCGATACGATGCTGAAATCCGACAAGCCGGAGATGAAGCGGGTGCTCGGCACCGACGGCAATCTCGGCGAACAGCTCGGCCTCACCAAGGATTGGGTGGTGCGCATCGTCAAGGCAGTCGGCAATTACGGCGAGACCTTCGAGCGCAATGTCGGCAGTGGATCGCCGCTCGCCATCAATCGCGGCGTCAACAATCTCTGGAACAAGGGCGGTATCCAGTACGCGCCGCCGATCCGCTGA
- a CDS encoding amino acid ABC transporter permease: MSIAPRKPPVQFALRLKRSLGGKAGWNGLAAQLGFAAVLAWIAYEIVANARTNLETQHIASGFGFLQYNAGFDVSQSLIAYNNSDTYWRVFFVGLLNTLVVSVIGIVFATAIGFAVALCRLSPNWLLSRIGGIYVEIIRNLPLLFQILFWYLAVLAALPAPRQSISILATFFLNNRGLIVPRPVSEPGLDPFLVMLAVGILAALGLRHYARSALFQRGQVIRIWPYVLGGVIGLPLVAMLIFGWPLTFEVPVLKGFNFAGGARIIPEFVALTVALSTYTAAFIAEIVRAGILSVHKGQMEAGSSLGLSRASTLRLIVVPQAMRVIVPPLTNQYLNLTKNSSLAVAIGYPDLVSVFAGTAVSQTGQAIEIIAMTMGVYLLLSLTTSALMSIYGWRINRSLGT, encoded by the coding sequence ATGAGCATCGCGCCCCGAAAACCACCGGTGCAATTTGCCCTCAGGCTGAAGCGATCGCTTGGCGGCAAGGCCGGCTGGAACGGGCTCGCCGCCCAGCTCGGCTTCGCCGCGGTCCTGGCCTGGATCGCCTACGAGATCGTGGCCAATGCGCGCACCAATCTGGAGACCCAGCACATCGCGTCGGGCTTCGGTTTCCTGCAATACAACGCAGGCTTTGACGTCAGCCAGAGCCTGATCGCCTACAACAATTCCGATACCTACTGGCGGGTGTTCTTCGTCGGCCTGCTGAACACGCTCGTGGTCTCGGTGATCGGAATTGTGTTTGCCACCGCGATCGGCTTTGCGGTGGCGCTCTGCCGGCTGTCGCCGAACTGGCTGTTGTCGCGGATCGGCGGCATTTATGTCGAGATCATCCGCAACCTGCCGCTGCTGTTCCAGATCCTGTTCTGGTATCTCGCGGTGCTGGCGGCGCTGCCGGCGCCGCGGCAGAGCATCTCGATCCTCGCGACGTTCTTCCTCAACAACCGCGGTCTGATCGTGCCGCGCCCGGTCAGCGAGCCCGGCCTCGATCCGTTCCTGGTGATGCTCGCCGTCGGCATCCTCGCAGCGCTGGGTTTGCGGCATTACGCGCGCAGCGCCTTGTTCCAGCGCGGGCAGGTGATCCGGATCTGGCCCTATGTGCTGGGCGGCGTGATCGGCCTGCCGCTGGTCGCGATGCTGATCTTCGGCTGGCCGCTGACCTTCGAGGTGCCGGTCCTGAAGGGATTCAACTTCGCCGGCGGAGCGCGCATCATCCCCGAATTCGTGGCGCTGACGGTGGCGCTGTCGACCTACACGGCGGCCTTCATCGCCGAGATCGTCCGCGCCGGCATCCTGTCGGTCCACAAGGGACAGATGGAGGCAGGCTCCTCGCTTGGCCTGAGCCGCGCATCGACCTTGCGGCTGATCGTGGTGCCCCAGGCAATGCGCGTGATCGTGCCGCCGCTGACCAACCAGTATCTCAATCTCACCAAGAACTCGTCCTTGGCGGTCGCCATCGGCTATCCGGATCTGGTGTCGGTGTTCGCCGGCACGGCGGTGAGCCAGACCGGGCAGGCGATCGAGATCATCGCCATGACGATGGGCGTCTATCTGCTGCTCTCGCTGACGACGAGCGCGCTGATGAGCATCTACGGCTGGCGCATCAACCGGAGCCTCGGGACATGA
- a CDS encoding amino acid ABC transporter permease, with amino-acid sequence MTDLAAPTFVRQDLIPERPTPVKTTGFIGFVRTRLLNSPGNILLTILALLVLWYTIVPSLKFLLVDAVWTGKDRTACLAEKAGHEVGACWPYIQAKFSQLIYGFYPEAQRWRVNLTFLLGAVLLLPLLVPRLPAKSINSGLFFFAFPAVAFFLLHGGGFSGFGVSWTAGLLQLFDDSISGAGQVLVNTSQTSAIGPLLWVVGKLIVLIGVAIHWLIFPLTWLRDQMQASSQPVWVDFLVTAVIVSAALFVLGGGIRTGRRALVGSLVTFAGIAVVIKLMALDRGGFPIVDTRLWGGLLVTLVIAITGIVASMPIGIALALGRRSTIPLIRIFSITFIEFWRGVPLITVLFFATYMLPLFVPGNFTVDGLLRALIGVALFTGAYMAEVIRGGLAAVPRGQAEAASALGLSWWKTTSLIVLPQALRYVIPGIVGSFISLFKDTSLVSIVALFDLLGSLRASFSDPVWTTPTTAFTGFAFAGIVYFVFCFGMSRYSLFVEHRLNAHRRN; translated from the coding sequence ATGACGGATCTCGCGGCGCCGACCTTTGTGCGGCAGGATCTGATCCCCGAACGCCCGACGCCGGTGAAGACCACCGGCTTCATTGGCTTCGTGCGCACGCGCCTGCTCAACTCGCCGGGCAATATCCTGCTCACGATCCTGGCGCTCCTGGTGCTCTGGTACACCATCGTCCCGTCGCTCAAGTTCCTGCTGGTCGACGCGGTCTGGACCGGCAAGGATCGCACCGCATGCCTTGCCGAGAAGGCGGGGCATGAGGTCGGCGCCTGCTGGCCCTACATCCAGGCGAAATTCAGCCAGCTCATCTATGGCTTCTATCCGGAAGCCCAGCGCTGGCGCGTCAATCTGACCTTCCTGCTTGGCGCCGTGCTGCTGCTGCCGCTGCTGGTTCCGCGGCTACCCGCGAAGAGCATCAACTCGGGCCTGTTCTTCTTCGCGTTTCCGGCGGTGGCATTCTTCCTGCTGCATGGCGGCGGCTTCTCCGGTTTCGGCGTGAGCTGGACGGCCGGGCTGCTGCAACTGTTCGACGACAGTATCAGCGGTGCGGGGCAGGTGCTGGTCAATACCAGCCAGACCTCGGCGATCGGTCCGCTGCTCTGGGTCGTCGGCAAGCTGATCGTTCTGATCGGCGTTGCGATCCACTGGCTGATCTTTCCGTTGACCTGGCTGCGCGATCAGATGCAGGCCTCGTCCCAGCCGGTCTGGGTGGATTTTCTCGTCACGGCCGTGATCGTCTCCGCCGCTCTGTTCGTGCTGGGCGGCGGTATCCGCACCGGCCGCAGGGCGCTGGTCGGCAGCCTGGTGACGTTTGCCGGGATCGCCGTGGTCATCAAGCTGATGGCGCTCGATCGCGGCGGCTTCCCGATCGTCGATACGCGGCTGTGGGGCGGCCTGCTGGTGACGCTGGTGATCGCCATCACCGGCATCGTCGCCTCGATGCCGATCGGGATCGCGCTGGCGCTGGGTCGGCGCTCGACCATCCCGCTGATCCGGATCTTCTCGATCACCTTCATCGAATTCTGGCGCGGCGTGCCGCTGATCACGGTGCTGTTCTTCGCGACCTACATGCTGCCGCTGTTCGTGCCGGGCAATTTCACCGTGGACGGCCTGTTGCGGGCCCTGATCGGCGTGGCGCTGTTCACCGGTGCCTATATGGCCGAGGTGATCCGCGGCGGCCTTGCGGCCGTGCCACGCGGGCAGGCGGAGGCCGCATCGGCGCTCGGCCTGTCGTGGTGGAAGACGACGTCGCTGATCGTGCTGCCGCAGGCGCTGCGCTATGTGATTCCGGGCATCGTCGGCAGCTTCATCTCGCTGTTCAAGGATACCTCGCTCGTCTCGATCGTGGCGCTGTTCGATCTGTTGGGCTCGCTGCGGGCATCGTTCTCGGATCCGGTCTGGACCACGCCGACCACGGCCTTTACCGGCTTCGCGTTTGCCGGCATCGTCTATTTCGTGTTCTGCTTTGGAATGTCGCGCTACTCGCTGTTCGTCGAACATCGGCTCAACGCCCATCGCCGCAATTGA